The following are encoded in a window of Impatiens glandulifera chromosome 5, dImpGla2.1, whole genome shotgun sequence genomic DNA:
- the LOC124939167 gene encoding myosin heavy chain, fast skeletal muscle-like, with protein MTGTPPTDQQVSLQTGDSVSAVTEDRVNDLIEEFVNAAILPWQKKIKETATRSIEMIESTNKELQTAVGRITSVEDKYNMTDLLYSDNTNRTKALEAVTKKLEADLALTRQKVSMTELNQLSTDQKLKKIDGDLAQSGVQAGSTLERVAMLEEKHAKTEVDLKAVNEQLAEMIAAKLAADKALEEANELAAQKIQDALDEQTRLQKETAEEDANLAGHLETLENIAPTVAVQQNEDAARLIVQQSPYNEFVEAHKKSKAVSSPSGPVTRKRKNSSKRAAISKLIDGVTETVVDPQINPVLQADEELEEEKESIPLNKRPRGLDAIPIRSFVPPASPFTGTSGGQGSSSRPVPAVKGKAAEDHPTRSFHSGINQRRNPPDAERRLLAQHVQENPLLEEEEVIVQEPKQALPTHEEEVVEEEVIEESGQAPNDEEAMKSPVVRSEEAQEKEVEVT; from the exons ATGACGGGTACACCGCCCACCGATCAACAAGTCTCTCTTCAAACCGGGGATTCGGTATCGGCTGTAACAGAAGATAGGGTAAACGACCTTATCGAGGAATTCGTCAATGCCGCGATTCTGCCGTggcaaaagaagataaaagaaaccGCGACTAGATCCATCGAGATGATTGAGTCTACAAATAAAGAGCTACAAACCGCGGTCGGACGGATCACGTCCGTTGAGGACAAATACAACATGACCGACCTTCTGTATAGTGACAATACTAACAGAACTAAGGCATTGGAGGCCGTCACTAAGAAGTTGGAAGCCGACCTCGCTCTTACAAGACAAAAGGTCAGTATGACAGAACTAAACCAATTATCAACCGATCAAAAGCTAAAAAAGATCGATGGGGATCTGGCTCAATCCGGTGTCCAGGCCGGTTCTACACTTGAGAGAGTGGCAATGCTCGAAGAGAAGCATGCCAAGACCGAGGTTGATCTAAAGGCGGTCAACGAACAGTTGGCGGAAATGATAGCGGCAAAGCTGGCTGCCGATAAGGCACTTGAAGAAGCAAATGAGCTCGCGGCTCAAAAGATTCAAGATGCATTGGACGAGCAAACCCGACTTCAAAAGGAAACGGCGGAGGAAGATGCGAACCTGGCCGGACATTTGGAAACATTAGAAAACATTGCACCGACGGTAGCGGTTCAGCAAAATGAAGATGCGGCTCGACTAATCGTCCAACAGTCACCATACAATGAGTTCGTcgaggctcacaagaagtccaaagCGGTTTCTTCCCCATCCGGTCCGGTtacaagaaagagaaagaattctTCCAAGAGGGCGGCAATCTCAAAATTAATAGACGGAGTTACTGAAAcggttgttgatcctcaaatCAACCCGGTTTTACAAGCCGATGAAGAACTTGAGGAAGAGAAAGAATCCATACCACTAAACAAAAGACCGCGAGGTCTTGACGCGATTCCAATCAGATCATTTGTTCCACCGGCTTCCCCCTTCACCGGTACttcaggcggtcaaggatcaTCCTCCAGGCCTGTTCCAGCGGTCAAGGGAAAG gctgcagaagatcatccgacaagatctttccactccgggaTAAATCAGAGACGCAATCCTCCAgatgcag AAAGACGTCTTTTGGCTCAACACGTTCAAGAGAATCCTCtcttagaagaagaagaggtgaTTGTTCAAGAGCCCAAACAAGCTCTTCCAActcatgaagaagaagttgttgaagaagaagtTATTGAGGAGTCTGGTCAAGCTCCTAATGATGAAGAAGCTATGAAATCCCCTGTTGTAAGATCAGAGGAAGCCCAAGAGAAGGAGGTTGAAGTGACTTAG